In Thauera aromatica K172, one DNA window encodes the following:
- a CDS encoding putative bifunctional diguanylate cyclase/phosphodiesterase — MTTKLDLLLVEDNASDAGLIVRHLRKAGFEFDYLQIDTEPELRTALEQRRWSAVLCDYSLCGFDAGVALDAVRQTGLDLPFIVVSGEISDEKASRLMRAGAHDYVMKDNLARLAPALARELDEVHQRRARRAAERSAEEHARRLQRSQQVIDSLREGITVTDLQGTIVDVNPSFEAITGYSRAEVLGCNPRILKSGRHSPAFYETLWHTLVTTGTWRGEIWNRRKNGEIYPELLTLSAVRGSDGLPTHYVAVFSDLSKEKQTEAHIHWLTNHDALTGLANRQLFMDRLQQAIEAAANGSHDGAAVLLLDLDRFRRINESLGQEAGDKLLQHIAGRLQLCLKGRASAARLGSDEFLVLLTQFADTEAIAAFAHRILDEIARPCTIGGHEISVTASLGISVFPDDGRSAADLLRAAEAARAPIRYGHHNRLHFFTSGMDNQARRWMEIESELRQALERRELQLYYQPLLCARDGRIRSLEALARWHSPALGWVSPAEFVPVAEESGLIVAIGDWVLHTACAQARRWQDDGLPPVRVAVNVSAHQIATGALPERIREVLARTGLPAAQLEIELTESTMMADTEFTSAQVEAISRMGVSVALDDFGTGYSSLAYLSRFALNKVKIDRSFVHKLASDPKSTTIIAATVGLARGLGLQVVAEGVETEAQQRTLIAAGCDALQGYLFSPPVAAADLSRLSALFAPCEPYATPRTALAPPPD, encoded by the coding sequence ATGACGACGAAACTCGATCTGCTGCTGGTGGAAGACAACGCGAGCGACGCCGGGCTGATCGTGCGCCACCTGCGAAAAGCCGGCTTCGAGTTCGATTACCTGCAGATCGACACCGAGCCGGAGCTGCGCACTGCGCTCGAGCAGCGTCGCTGGAGCGCGGTGCTGTGCGACTACTCGCTGTGCGGTTTCGATGCCGGAGTCGCCCTCGACGCCGTGCGCCAGACCGGGCTCGACCTGCCCTTCATCGTCGTTTCGGGTGAAATCAGCGACGAGAAGGCAAGCCGCCTGATGCGCGCCGGCGCTCATGATTACGTGATGAAGGACAACCTCGCCCGGCTCGCCCCCGCGCTTGCGCGCGAGCTCGACGAAGTGCATCAGCGCCGCGCCCGGCGGGCCGCCGAGCGCAGCGCGGAGGAGCACGCCCGCCGCCTGCAGCGGTCGCAGCAGGTGATCGACAGCCTGCGCGAAGGGATCACGGTGACCGACCTGCAGGGCACCATCGTGGACGTCAACCCCTCCTTCGAGGCGATCACCGGCTACAGCCGCGCGGAAGTGCTCGGATGCAACCCGCGCATCCTCAAATCCGGCCGCCATTCGCCGGCGTTCTATGAAACCCTGTGGCATACCCTGGTCACCACCGGCACCTGGCGCGGCGAAATCTGGAACCGGCGCAAGAACGGCGAAATCTACCCCGAGCTGCTGACGCTGAGCGCGGTCAGGGGCAGCGACGGCCTGCCCACCCACTACGTCGCCGTGTTCAGCGACCTGAGCAAGGAAAAGCAGACCGAAGCGCACATCCACTGGCTGACCAATCACGACGCCCTTACCGGGCTGGCCAACCGCCAGCTGTTCATGGATCGCCTGCAGCAGGCGATCGAGGCCGCCGCAAACGGCAGTCACGACGGCGCCGCGGTGCTGCTGCTCGATCTCGACCGTTTCCGCCGGATCAACGAAAGCCTCGGCCAGGAAGCCGGCGACAAGCTCCTGCAGCATATCGCCGGCCGCCTCCAGCTCTGCCTGAAAGGGCGGGCGAGCGCGGCGCGACTGGGCAGCGACGAGTTCCTCGTGCTGCTGACCCAGTTCGCCGACACCGAAGCCATCGCCGCCTTCGCGCACCGCATCCTCGACGAGATCGCCCGCCCCTGCACGATCGGCGGCCACGAGATCAGCGTGACCGCAAGCCTGGGCATCAGCGTCTTTCCCGACGACGGACGCAGCGCGGCCGACCTCCTGCGCGCGGCCGAAGCCGCCCGGGCGCCGATCCGGTACGGCCATCACAACCGCCTGCACTTCTTCACCAGCGGCATGGACAACCAGGCCCGACGCTGGATGGAAATCGAAAGCGAACTGCGCCAGGCGCTCGAGCGCCGGGAGCTGCAGCTTTACTACCAGCCGCTGCTCTGCGCCCGCGACGGCCGCATCCGCAGCCTGGAAGCGCTGGCGCGCTGGCACAGCCCGGCGCTGGGCTGGGTCTCGCCGGCCGAGTTCGTGCCCGTCGCCGAGGAATCCGGCCTCATCGTCGCCATCGGCGACTGGGTGCTGCACACCGCCTGCGCCCAGGCCCGGCGCTGGCAGGACGACGGGCTGCCGCCGGTGCGGGTGGCGGTCAACGTCTCCGCCCACCAGATCGCCACCGGCGCTCTGCCCGAGCGCATCCGCGAAGTGCTGGCACGCACCGGGCTGCCTGCGGCTCAGCTCGAAATCGAGTTGACCGAAAGCACGATGATGGCGGACACCGAATTCACTTCCGCCCAGGTCGAGGCCATCAGCCGCATGGGCGTCAGCGTGGCGCTCGACGATTTCGGCACCGGGTATTCATCGCTCGCCTACCTCAGCCGCTTCGCGCTCAACAAGGTGAAGATCGACCGCAGCTTCGTGCACAAGCTCGCTTCCGACCCGAAAAGCACCACGATCATCGCCGCCACCGTCGGCCTCGCCCGCGGCCTCGGCTTGCAGGTGGTGGCCGAGGGCGTCGAGACCGAAGCGCAGCAACGCACCCTGATCGCGGCCGGCTGCGATGCGCTGCAAGGCTACCTGTTCAGCCCGCCGGTCGCCGCGGCCGACCTGTCCCGCCTGAGCGCGCTGTTCGCACCCTGCGAACCCTACGCCACGCCGCGCACCGCGCTCGCGCCGCCGCCGGACTGA
- a CDS encoding STAS domain-containing protein, with amino-acid sequence MTTQTRPAGPTPPPSAAAFRLEPGGELSIYTVAELRTEWLAALHEHDELEIDLGRIEEIDTAGLQLMLMAKRCAGKTVRFVNHADAVLRLLDLANLGGVLGDPLLVADARPAH; translated from the coding sequence ATGACCACGCAAACCCGGCCGGCCGGGCCGACCCCGCCGCCTTCCGCTGCCGCGTTCCGCCTCGAGCCCGGCGGCGAGCTGAGCATCTATACCGTGGCCGAGCTGCGCACCGAGTGGCTGGCGGCACTGCACGAGCACGACGAGCTCGAGATCGACCTCGGCCGCATCGAGGAAATCGACACCGCCGGCCTGCAGTTGATGCTGATGGCCAAGCGCTGCGCGGGCAAGACCGTGCGCTTCGTCAATCATGCCGATGCGGTGCTGCGCCTGCTCGACCTGGCGAACCTGGGCGGCGTGCTCGGCGACCCGCTGCTGGTCGCCGATGCGCGCCCGGCGCATTAG
- a CDS encoding response regulator, with the protein MSKTVLIVDDSASLRLVVSMALKGAGYEVIDACDGRDALAKLNGQKVHLIISDVNMPNMDGISFVREVKKNPAYKFTPVIMLTTEAAEEKKRLGQEAGARAWVVKPFQPQQMLAAVSKLIM; encoded by the coding sequence ATGTCCAAGACCGTACTGATCGTCGACGATTCGGCGTCGCTGCGCCTGGTGGTGAGCATGGCGCTGAAGGGGGCGGGCTACGAGGTCATCGATGCCTGCGACGGGCGCGATGCGCTGGCCAAGCTCAACGGGCAGAAGGTACATCTGATCATTTCCGACGTGAACATGCCCAACATGGACGGGATCAGCTTCGTGCGCGAAGTGAAGAAGAACCCGGCCTACAAGTTCACGCCGGTGATCATGCTCACCACCGAAGCCGCCGAGGAGAAGAAACGGCTGGGGCAGGAAGCCGGCGCGCGCGCCTGGGTGGTGAAGCCTTTCCAGCCGCAGCAGATGCTGGCCGCGGTCTCCAAGCTGATCATGTGA
- a CDS encoding chemotaxis protein CheA, with the protein MDLSLALATFLEESRELLAQMEDILLRADRGEAEGEDMNALFRCAHTIKGSAGLFGLDAVVHFTHGVENVLDRLRNGDLAFSGELVTLLLEAQDHIAHQVAAIAAGDPVEEAAGAPLLARLRVFAGEAGGGVPAEAPLADEPACTVEAGSSVPIGAEHWHLSLRFGPEVLRNGMDPLSFIHYLRTLGELVHVETVTDALPDLEAGDLEVCWLGFEVALRSPASKAEIESVFEFVQDSATITIVPPNSRVEDFIALIESLDEDERRLGEILVACGSLTPRELEEALACQQAAVPPQRLGQVLVEQAVVQPQVVEAALGKQRAVEERRSSEAKSVKVPADRLDALIDQVGELVIAGAATQLQAQLTNSRELHETASNLLRLVEDVRDAALRLRMTPIGEVFNRFPRVVRDVSRELGKDIELRIGGAETELDKSMVEKIGDPLMHLVRNAIDHGIESPERRLAAGKPARGTLQLDAYHESGSIVIEVADDGAGLDPGRIFAKAVERGLVAPEAHLTTAEIHRLILEPGFSTASQVTNLSGRGVGMDVVKSNVEALRGSLDIDSTPGRGTTMRLCLPLTLAIIDGFRVGVGEASFILPLDAVLECIELPDGVGEAAYLNLRDQVLPFVRLRRMFAIAGESPARQSVVVVRFAGRQAGIVVDRLLGECQTVIKPLGRLFEKVAGIAGSTILGTGEVALILDVPQLVQRAIAHEGRLTGSGQRARALAA; encoded by the coding sequence ATGGATCTTTCGCTGGCGCTGGCCACCTTCCTCGAAGAAAGCCGCGAACTGCTCGCGCAGATGGAAGACATCCTGCTGCGCGCCGACCGTGGCGAGGCGGAGGGCGAGGACATGAACGCGCTGTTCCGCTGCGCCCACACGATCAAGGGCTCGGCCGGACTGTTCGGCCTGGATGCGGTGGTGCACTTCACCCATGGCGTGGAGAACGTGCTCGATCGCCTGCGCAACGGCGATCTGGCGTTCTCCGGTGAGCTGGTGACCCTGCTCCTCGAAGCGCAGGACCACATCGCCCACCAGGTCGCCGCGATCGCCGCCGGTGACCCCGTGGAGGAAGCCGCCGGGGCGCCGCTGCTGGCGCGCCTGCGGGTCTTCGCCGGTGAGGCCGGTGGCGGGGTCCCGGCCGAGGCCCCGCTCGCCGATGAGCCGGCATGCACGGTGGAGGCCGGCAGCAGCGTGCCGATCGGCGCCGAGCACTGGCACCTGTCGCTGCGCTTCGGCCCCGAAGTGCTGCGCAACGGCATGGACCCGCTGTCCTTCATCCACTACCTGCGCACGCTGGGCGAACTCGTCCATGTCGAAACCGTCACCGACGCGCTGCCCGATCTGGAAGCCGGCGATCTGGAAGTGTGCTGGCTCGGATTCGAAGTGGCCCTGCGCAGCCCGGCGAGCAAGGCCGAGATCGAGAGCGTGTTCGAGTTCGTCCAGGACAGCGCGACGATCACCATCGTGCCGCCGAACAGCCGCGTCGAAGATTTCATCGCCCTGATCGAGTCGCTCGACGAGGATGAGCGCCGGCTGGGCGAGATCCTGGTCGCCTGCGGTTCGCTGACGCCGCGCGAGCTCGAAGAGGCGCTGGCGTGCCAGCAGGCTGCGGTGCCGCCGCAGCGCTTGGGCCAGGTGCTGGTCGAACAGGCGGTGGTGCAGCCGCAGGTGGTCGAGGCTGCGCTCGGCAAGCAGCGTGCTGTCGAGGAGCGGCGTTCGAGCGAGGCCAAGAGCGTCAAGGTCCCGGCCGACCGCCTCGATGCGCTGATCGACCAGGTCGGCGAGCTGGTGATCGCCGGTGCGGCGACCCAGTTGCAGGCGCAGCTGACCAACAGCCGCGAACTGCACGAGACCGCCTCCAACCTGCTGCGTCTGGTCGAGGATGTGCGCGACGCCGCGCTGCGCCTGCGCATGACGCCGATCGGCGAAGTGTTCAACCGCTTCCCGCGCGTGGTGCGCGACGTCTCGCGCGAACTGGGCAAGGACATCGAGCTGCGTATCGGCGGCGCCGAGACTGAGCTCGACAAGTCGATGGTGGAGAAGATCGGCGATCCGCTGATGCACCTGGTGCGCAACGCCATCGACCACGGCATCGAGTCGCCCGAACGCCGGCTGGCGGCGGGCAAGCCGGCGCGCGGCACGCTGCAGCTCGATGCCTACCACGAAAGCGGCAGCATCGTCATCGAAGTGGCCGACGACGGCGCCGGGCTCGACCCCGGGCGCATTTTCGCCAAAGCGGTCGAACGCGGCCTGGTGGCGCCCGAGGCCCATCTGACGACGGCGGAAATCCATCGCCTGATCCTCGAGCCCGGTTTCTCCACCGCCAGCCAGGTCACCAACCTGTCCGGGCGCGGCGTCGGCATGGACGTGGTCAAGAGCAATGTCGAGGCCTTGCGCGGCAGCCTCGACATCGACAGCACGCCCGGGCGGGGCACGACGATGCGGCTGTGCCTGCCGCTGACGCTGGCGATCATCGACGGTTTCAGGGTTGGCGTCGGCGAGGCCAGCTTCATCCTGCCGCTCGACGCGGTGCTCGAATGCATCGAGCTGCCCGACGGCGTCGGCGAGGCGGCCTACCTGAACCTGCGCGACCAGGTGCTGCCTTTCGTGCGCCTGCGCCGGATGTTCGCCATCGCGGGCGAATCGCCCGCGCGCCAGAGCGTGGTGGTGGTGCGCTTCGCCGGGCGCCAGGCCGGGATCGTGGTGGACCGGCTGCTGGGCGAGTGCCAGACGGTGATCAAGCCGCTCGGCCGGCTGTTTGAGAAGGTCGCGGGAATCGCCGGGTCGACGATCCTGGGGACCGGCGAAGTGGCACTGATCCTGGATGTGCCGCAACTGGTCCAGCGCGCGATCGCGCACGAAGGCCGGTTGACCGGCAGCGGGCAACGCGCGCGCGCGCTCGCCGCATAG
- a CDS encoding hybrid sensor histidine kinase/response regulator encodes MGETPIPAAVPLAALLVEDSESDALLVVRQLRRAGFDVRHARVESAESLLAALHQRRWDIVLSDCSLPGFDARAALEVLHGSGQDIPFIVISGTIGDETAIELMRTGAHDYLMKGNLSRLGPAVQREIGEARMRAERRHTLAALSDSEASLREAQRIAGLGQWRIDPPGEHLWCSDTLYALFGLERVDEQHARHTLLTRIHPDDLAAMRQAHRELQAGAERFDIEYRILRTDGSLRHVRECAARATAEDGNGARLIGTLYDITAQKAAGEALQAANARLRRLSGRILDAQEAERREVARELHDQIGQALTAVKLELQGMAPSVGDGPAAHRLASAIHITEEALAQVRGLSLNLRPPQLDYMGLEASLRWHAERQCERAGLTLTFHSSLGPTRLDTRIEIVCFRLVQEAVTNIVRHAAASRVDIEVELSGPRLEVCVGDDGHGFDVAQARRRMLEGRSAGLLGMEERAALIGGEVAIESATGHGTRVRVVLPAAGEGTRG; translated from the coding sequence ATGGGCGAGACGCCGATTCCGGCAGCCGTCCCGCTTGCCGCCCTGCTCGTCGAGGACTCCGAAAGCGACGCCCTGCTCGTCGTGCGCCAGCTGCGGCGCGCGGGCTTCGACGTTCGCCACGCCCGGGTCGAGAGCGCCGAGAGCCTGCTTGCGGCACTGCACCAGCGCCGCTGGGACATCGTGCTCTCCGACTGCAGCCTGCCCGGCTTCGACGCCCGCGCAGCACTCGAAGTGCTCCACGGCAGCGGCCAGGACATTCCGTTCATCGTCATCTCCGGCACGATCGGCGACGAGACCGCGATCGAGCTGATGCGCACCGGCGCCCACGACTACCTGATGAAGGGCAACCTCAGCCGCCTGGGTCCGGCCGTACAGCGCGAGATCGGCGAAGCGCGGATGCGCGCCGAGCGCCGGCACACCCTCGCCGCGCTGAGCGACAGCGAGGCCAGCCTGCGTGAAGCGCAGCGCATCGCCGGGCTGGGGCAGTGGCGGATCGACCCGCCCGGCGAACACCTGTGGTGTTCGGACACCCTGTATGCGCTGTTCGGCCTCGAGCGGGTCGACGAACAACATGCCCGGCATACCCTGCTGACCCGCATCCACCCCGACGATCTCGCCGCCATGCGCCAGGCGCACCGCGAGCTGCAGGCCGGCGCCGAGCGTTTCGACATCGAATACCGCATTCTCCGCACCGACGGCAGCCTGCGCCACGTGCGCGAGTGCGCCGCCCGCGCGACGGCGGAAGACGGCAACGGCGCCCGCCTGATCGGCACCCTCTACGACATCACCGCGCAAAAGGCGGCCGGCGAAGCGCTGCAGGCGGCGAACGCCCGCCTGCGCCGGCTTTCGGGCCGCATCCTCGACGCCCAGGAAGCGGAGCGGCGCGAAGTCGCGCGCGAACTGCACGACCAGATCGGCCAGGCCCTGACCGCGGTCAAGCTCGAGCTGCAGGGCATGGCGCCCTCGGTCGGGGACGGCCCGGCCGCGCACCGGCTCGCTTCGGCGATCCACATCACCGAGGAAGCGCTCGCCCAGGTCCGCGGCCTGTCGCTGAACCTGCGCCCGCCCCAGCTCGACTACATGGGGCTCGAAGCTTCACTGCGCTGGCATGCCGAACGCCAGTGCGAACGCGCCGGCCTGACGCTGACGTTCCATTCTTCGCTGGGCCCGACGCGGCTCGACACGCGCATCGAGATCGTCTGCTTCCGCCTGGTGCAGGAGGCCGTCACCAACATCGTCCGCCACGCGGCCGCCAGCCGGGTGGACATCGAAGTCGAGCTCAGCGGCCCACGCCTGGAGGTGTGCGTGGGCGACGACGGCCACGGTTTCGACGTCGCCCAGGCGCGCCGGCGCATGCTCGAAGGCAGGAGCGCAGGCCTGCTGGGAATGGAAGAACGTGCCGCCCTGATCGGCGGCGAAGTCGCTATCGAATCCGCCACCGGCCACGGCACCCGGGTCCGGGTCGTGCTGCCGGCGGCCGGCGAAGGAACACGGGGATAG
- a CDS encoding sensor histidine kinase yields MLIRTQQWLIAAASTLAVVAISWAWTESSAGFRLELERSQLAKQIWEVGTARLRLHTSTFLDTASIEAQIGWRESHAELTRLLETRLFKGAPGAAILAGLHQHHAVLPDVFDTLVEYRTAKSVNWILDPDAQAHQRELTRRIVTLTQHIAEGSSTLMDLSQERLEALQRRQERLMLGLIFALALAIGLNFAIVRHQILKPARRLEQGARAIEAGHYDHRIGLHRANELGTLAREFDHMAESLSTTMAALRQQGAQLALANRELESFSYSVSHDLRAPLRGIEGWTEALLEDCGERLDATGHEYLDRVRGECARMNLLIADLLQLARVTRDELHQEWIDLPALAGQVATRALEACRGRDIHFDIEPDIGAWGDRRLLEIALTNLVDNACKFSAREPQARVVLGRCMAENPATRLREEAFFVRDNGAGFDMAHARRLFGAFQRMHSEKEFPGTGIGLAIVHRIVLRHGGHIWAEAERGRGACFYFTLPPAPGPAPAVVRCAGAHG; encoded by the coding sequence GTGCTGATTCGCACACAGCAATGGCTGATCGCCGCCGCCTCCACCCTGGCCGTGGTGGCGATCTCGTGGGCATGGACGGAGTCCTCCGCCGGGTTCCGCCTCGAACTCGAACGCAGCCAGCTCGCCAAGCAGATCTGGGAAGTGGGCACCGCACGGCTTCGCCTGCACACATCCACCTTCCTCGACACCGCATCGATCGAGGCGCAGATCGGCTGGCGCGAGAGCCACGCCGAACTCACCCGCCTGCTCGAGACCCGGCTGTTCAAGGGTGCGCCGGGCGCGGCCATCCTCGCCGGGCTGCACCAGCATCACGCCGTCCTGCCCGACGTCTTCGACACCCTGGTCGAATACCGCACGGCCAAATCGGTGAACTGGATCCTCGACCCGGACGCCCAGGCCCATCAGCGCGAACTGACGCGGCGGATCGTGACCCTGACCCAGCATATCGCCGAAGGCAGCTCGACACTGATGGACCTGAGCCAGGAACGGCTCGAGGCCCTCCAGCGCCGGCAGGAAAGGCTGATGCTGGGCCTGATCTTCGCCCTCGCCCTCGCCATCGGGCTGAACTTCGCCATCGTCCGCCACCAGATCCTGAAACCGGCGCGCCGCCTCGAACAGGGCGCGCGCGCGATCGAAGCCGGTCACTACGATCACCGCATCGGCCTGCACCGCGCCAACGAACTCGGCACCCTCGCCCGCGAGTTCGACCACATGGCCGAATCGCTGTCCACCACCATGGCCGCGCTGCGCCAGCAAGGCGCCCAGCTCGCGCTCGCCAACCGCGAGCTGGAAAGCTTCAGCTATTCGGTGTCGCACGACCTCCGTGCCCCTTTGCGCGGCATCGAAGGCTGGACCGAGGCCCTGCTCGAGGACTGCGGCGAACGCCTCGATGCCACCGGCCATGAATACCTCGATCGCGTGCGCGGCGAATGCGCACGGATGAACCTGCTGATCGCCGACCTGCTGCAACTGGCCCGGGTCACCCGCGACGAACTGCACCAGGAATGGATCGATCTTCCGGCACTCGCCGGGCAGGTCGCCACCCGCGCTCTCGAAGCCTGTCGCGGTCGCGACATCCACTTCGATATCGAGCCCGACATCGGTGCCTGGGGCGACCGCCGCCTGCTCGAAATCGCGTTGACCAATCTGGTCGACAACGCCTGCAAGTTTTCCGCCCGCGAACCGCAGGCCCGGGTCGTGCTCGGGCGCTGCATGGCCGAAAACCCGGCGACGCGGCTGCGCGAAGAAGCTTTTTTCGTCCGCGACAATGGCGCCGGCTTCGACATGGCCCATGCCCGCCGACTGTTCGGCGCCTTCCAGCGCATGCACTCCGAGAAGGAATTCCCCGGCACCGGGATCGGCCTGGCGATCGTCCATCGCATCGTCCTGCGCCACGGCGGCCACATCTGGGCCGAAGCCGAACGCGGCCGGGGTGCCTGTTTCTACTTCACCCTGCCGCCGGCACCGGGGCCGGCGCCCGCCGTCGTCCGCTGCGCCGGAGCGCACGGCTGA
- a CDS encoding methyl-accepting chemotaxis protein produces MAAVAKGAAVLGPGLLGAGGVAVFGQGVLSALFAGLLVLLTLGAGVWQRRAAYRPPSMGVEPELGRGMPYAESLQRVAQASLERWSRHVDLSRSQMETAVGELAQAFGEILDHLGETLARSHAAAARSGEDSVVGVLAHARVELDGVLAGLDAALAEKQTLSQAVERLGTVTEDLMRMAGEVGQIARHTNLLALNAAIEAARAGEVGRGFAVVASEVRTLSNESAATGQRIREKVELAHAAMAEARAAAARMAERDVALVDESQAAIGRVLERFDRVGSAMEQTAQALERNGAEVQQRVEGVIVHLQFQDRVSQILSAVDADMGRLAGRVAEDESRCRRGELPAPIDAAAWIAELERTYTTLEQHGRRAEPANAAVGGEITFF; encoded by the coding sequence GTGGCGGCGGTCGCCAAGGGGGCGGCGGTTCTGGGGCCGGGTTTGCTTGGTGCCGGCGGTGTGGCCGTGTTCGGCCAAGGAGTGCTCAGCGCCCTGTTCGCGGGCCTGCTGGTGCTGCTCACGCTCGGTGCGGGGGTCTGGCAGCGGCGTGCCGCGTACCGCCCGCCGTCGATGGGGGTCGAGCCCGAACTCGGGCGCGGCATGCCTTATGCCGAGAGCCTGCAGCGGGTCGCGCAGGCTTCGCTCGAACGCTGGAGCCGCCACGTCGACCTCTCGCGCAGCCAGATGGAAACGGCGGTCGGTGAGCTCGCCCAGGCGTTCGGCGAGATTCTCGACCATCTCGGCGAGACGCTCGCCCGCTCCCATGCCGCGGCCGCCCGCAGCGGCGAGGACAGCGTGGTCGGCGTCCTCGCCCATGCCCGTGTCGAACTCGACGGCGTGCTCGCCGGGCTCGATGCCGCGCTCGCCGAAAAGCAGACCCTGTCGCAGGCGGTGGAGCGGCTGGGCACGGTGACGGAAGACCTGATGCGGATGGCGGGCGAAGTCGGCCAGATCGCCAGGCATACCAACCTGCTGGCGCTCAACGCCGCGATCGAGGCGGCGCGCGCGGGCGAGGTCGGGCGCGGCTTTGCCGTGGTGGCGAGCGAAGTGCGCACGCTGTCGAACGAATCGGCGGCGACCGGCCAACGGATCCGCGAGAAGGTCGAACTGGCGCACGCCGCGATGGCCGAGGCGCGGGCGGCGGCGGCGCGCATGGCCGAGCGCGACGTGGCCCTGGTCGATGAATCGCAGGCGGCGATCGGGCGCGTGCTCGAGCGCTTCGACCGCGTCGGCTCGGCGATGGAGCAGACCGCGCAGGCGTTGGAGCGTAACGGTGCCGAAGTGCAGCAGCGCGTCGAGGGCGTGATCGTCCATCTGCAATTCCAGGACCGGGTCAGCCAGATCCTGTCCGCGGTCGATGCCGACATGGGGCGCCTGGCCGGGCGCGTGGCCGAAGACGAATCGCGCTGCCGGCGCGGCGAGCTGCCGGCACCGATCGATGCCGCGGCCTGGATCGCGGAACTGGAGCGCACCTACACCACGCTCGAGCAGCATGGGCGCAGGGCCGAGCCGGCCAACGCCGCCGTGGGCGGGGAAATCACATTCTTTTAG
- a CDS encoding response regulator: protein MDKLRVLLVDDHSLVRAGIRALLETMARVEIVGEASSGRAAIELVRAHRPDIVLMDIAMDGMDGLTATTAIAAEHRAVKVIILSMHDTGDFFDQALRCGARGYLLKDAAVAELEMALSAVERGDVYLSPAVSRHVVGNLLARRAGEERPAAVLTPRQNEILQRIGNGRSTKEIARELELSVKTVEAHRAQIMERLGVRDIANLLLEAARRGLIALGR, encoded by the coding sequence ATGGACAAACTGCGCGTACTGCTGGTGGACGATCACAGCCTGGTCAGGGCGGGCATCCGCGCGCTGCTCGAAACGATGGCCCGGGTCGAGATCGTCGGTGAAGCCAGCAGCGGGCGGGCGGCGATCGAGCTGGTGCGCGCGCACCGTCCCGACATCGTGTTGATGGACATCGCGATGGACGGCATGGACGGCCTCACCGCAACCACGGCGATCGCCGCCGAGCACCGCGCGGTGAAAGTGATCATTCTGTCGATGCACGACACCGGCGACTTCTTCGACCAGGCGCTGCGCTGCGGTGCGCGCGGCTACCTGCTCAAGGATGCCGCAGTGGCCGAGCTGGAAATGGCGCTTTCCGCAGTCGAGCGCGGCGACGTCTACCTGAGCCCGGCGGTCTCGCGCCATGTGGTCGGGAACCTGCTGGCGCGCCGCGCCGGCGAAGAACGCCCCGCCGCCGTGCTGACCCCGCGCCAGAACGAGATCCTGCAACGGATCGGCAACGGCCGCAGCACCAAGGAGATCGCCCGCGAGCTGGAACTGAGCGTCAAGACGGTGGAAGCGCATCGGGCGCAGATCATGGAACGCCTGGGGGTGCGCGACATCGCCAACCTGCTGCTCGAGGCGGCACGCCGCGGCCTGATCGCACTCGGACGCTGA